The following proteins are encoded in a genomic region of Ornithinibacillus sp. 4-3:
- a CDS encoding DUF1798 family protein: MTVLKKTEKLKAYLEILLETFETIKPPEDPKDQEFFANVKQETEMIYTLLDEWHQEILELMKEKKVQIYPHQLVATVENYEQIIVHSYYRDMRRRKYMEFYHSCNYIFNQVLQDLS; the protein is encoded by the coding sequence ATGACAGTCCTGAAAAAGACAGAAAAACTTAAAGCTTATTTAGAAATTTTATTAGAAACTTTCGAAACAATAAAACCTCCAGAAGATCCCAAAGATCAGGAGTTCTTTGCTAATGTAAAGCAGGAAACAGAAATGATTTATACTTTACTAGATGAATGGCATCAAGAGATTCTAGAATTAATGAAGGAAAAGAAGGTTCAAATATATCCACATCAATTAGTAGCAACAGTAGAAAATTATGAGCAAATTATTGTGCATAGTTACTATCGTGATATGCGCCGAAGAAAGTATATGGAATTTTATCATTCTTGTAATTATATTTTCAATCAAGTGCTTCAGGATTTATCTTAA
- the cdd gene encoding cytidine deaminase: protein MMQEKLIKAAKQARKSAYAPYSNFKVGAALLTTSGEIFTGSNIENAAYPVTCCAERVAIFKAISEGFSDFEAIAVVADTKEAVSPCGSCRQVMSEFFQKHTSIFLSNLQDRTITLTMEELLPYSFHKENLIDK from the coding sequence ATTATGCAAGAGAAATTAATAAAGGCAGCTAAGCAAGCAAGAAAATCTGCTTATGCTCCATACTCCAATTTCAAGGTAGGAGCTGCGTTGCTCACAACATCAGGCGAAATTTTTACTGGCTCTAATATAGAAAATGCGGCATATCCTGTTACTTGCTGTGCAGAACGAGTTGCGATTTTCAAGGCAATTTCCGAAGGTTTTAGTGACTTTGAAGCAATAGCTGTTGTAGCGGATACGAAGGAAGCTGTTTCTCCATGTGGGTCTTGTAGACAAGTAATGAGTGAATTTTTTCAGAAGCATACTAGTATTTTCTTAAGTAATTTACAAGATCGAACGATCACACTAACCATGGAAGAATTATTGCCCTACTCATTTCATAAGGAAAATCTTATTGATAAATAA